The Salvelinus alpinus chromosome 30, SLU_Salpinus.1, whole genome shotgun sequence genomic interval cagctacagtagtcattcacaacattaacaatgtctacactgtatttctgatcaattttatgttattttaatggacaaaaaacttgcttttctttcaaaaacaaggacatttctaagtgaccccaaacttttgaatggtagtgtagttATTCTTAATATACTGCAGTGAGGTCATGTGGATAGTCTGATAGCTCTGACATCTGACACCACAGGAGGGTGAGTTAGCCAGTGTAAGGTGAGAGAAACAGCTTCAGGACCGTGCTCCTGCAGACAATAGCAGGTAAGGTAACAGAAGAGTAGatacagtgaattcggaaagtattcagaccccttgacttttttccacattttgttgttgcagCCTTATTGTGAAATCGATTAaataggtgcatcctgtttccattgatcatccttgatatgtttctacaacttgattggagtccacctgtggtaaattcaattgattggacatgatttggaagggcacacacctgtctatataaggtcccatagttgacagtgcatgttagagcaaaaaccaagccatgaggtcaaaggaattgtctgtagaactccgagacaggattgtgtcgagacacagatctggggaatggtacaaaacatttctgcagcattgaaggtcaccaagaacacagtggcctccatcattgttaaatggaagaagtttggaaccaacaagacttgTCCTCGAGCTgggcgcccggccaaactgagcattcgagggagaagggccttggtcagggagatggtcactCTGGTCACTCTGACCACTCtgaccagatggtcactctgacagagctccagagttcctctgtggagatgggagaaactttccagaaggacaaccatctctgcagcactccaccaatcagacatttatggtagagtagccagacggtagccactcctcagtaaaaggcacatgacagcccaggtgccaaaaggcacctaaaggacttggaccatgagaaacaagattatctggtctgatgaaaccaagattgaactctttggcctgaatgccaagcatcacatcttgAGGAAACCTCGCACCATCCttacagtgaaacatggtggtggcagcatcatgctgtggggttatttttcagcggcagggactgggagactagtcaggattgaggaaaagatgaatggagcagagaacagagagatcattgatgaaaaggtgcttcaacacagtactgagtaaagggtctgagtacttatgtaaatgtgatatttaaatgttttatttttactacatttgctaaaatgtctgaatactttctgaatgcactgacgAATGCATTGACAAGAGTTTTTTTTGTAAACTGTTGATATTGGTAGTCTCCTTGTTAAAATGTTCTACATTTAACCAAGTGAAGATCAATATGATGACAGATCAATATATGCCGATAATCAGATTGCCAAGCTTTGATGACCATTAATGACAGCAACAATTATTTGAGAGGAGTGAGACTATCACTCACATACAATGAATAAAGACACAGTCAGTAGATGTGAATCTGATTGCGATTTAACTTTATTCTACAGAGTTACTTTAGGGCTTTGGATAGACTTCACCACAGCAGAGGGTTTCAGAGGTCCATATGAGAGCTTCACTCTTCATCGTGCCCTTTCTGTGATGATAAAGAATtagggaatagagagagacagatcagaAGATATTGGTAAGCACTGGTCAAGCTTTATGTAGATACAGTGGAAATCTAGACTGTATTCAATCAAACCTGCCATAGCAATATAATAGTGTCTTTGTTTTCAAACTACTGCCTATGAACAAACACTTCCTCTTTCTGAAAACGAAAAGCATCTACTTGTGAAGGGAGTCTACCTAGTAGATAGTAATagtgtttttttttacagtgccCAAAACTATTCTGTGTTTTCATTTCACAACCGTGATAATACAATTGCCGGTTCAATTAAATGTAAAGTGATGAAAATGTGTCCTAAATCTGAAGTCCTGGATTATTCAATATAAGGTCCTAGATGTGTcacttaatacattttaaaacactGATAAATTACCCCGATTTTTATATTTTGTCACTTCGCATAAGTGTAACAGTTGATGAGCCTTCAGCTACATCCTCATTACCTCCTTAATCCAATCACTAACCAATCACCTAGGCTGCATATTTATGGGGAAAACAAGCCCACGTGTCAAGAGACATAACTGGGACTAACTGTAAATGTTAGACTGGATGGCTACGTACTTTTAAAATGTTGTAGTAACATTTCACAAGGTAAGTAACACAATATAAAGGTGTAGACTTATCAAGACCTAAATATGGGAACCATCTCTCATAACAGAATACTGTAAACAGTGTAATTTGGAATCACTTTGACTAACCAACTGACCACCAATTTGCCTTAAAAGTCTTATTACGAACAAGCGTTACAAATACAGAATACAATACTATATGACAAATACAGGCCTTATCTTGACAAAGTCTGATGCACTATGATAATACTGTtataataaaatatatttgaatgcAGGTTTGGTCTGATATTTTGGGGTCAATAAGACTTTTTCAGTATTAATGTTTACATCTGCTTACATAGTCacttacaaaaaatatttttccactTTTGCTTATGATTTTGAAATACTAGAATTAAAACAACGTTTGTTTTTACATAATTATATTATGCACACCAAAAATTAAGATATTCAAGAATCAGAAAATTAACTTAGCCTCACTAACCTTGGAACCAACATCACGGCTCTTGGCACGCAGCTTGTTGACCTGAGACTCAGCGATGTCGGCCCTTTCCTCAGCCTCGTCCAGCTCATGCTGTATTTTGCGGAACTTGCCCAGATGGTTGTTGGCCTGCTCCTCCTGTGACATAGAAAGACAACAAGCATCACAGCTAAAGCAGAGACCGATACTATCATACAAGCAAAAGATCCCCAATATTGTAGGTAAGTCCACACTTACAGCTTCCTCGGCAGATCTCTTGTAGGCTTTCACTTTCAGTTGCAGCTTATCCACAAGGTCTTGGAGGCGGGTCATATTCTTGCGGTCCTCATCAGTCTGTAAAGACAGAAGCCATAGCGAATAGCAGTCAGTAGATGTAAAGCACACATCTATGCATgcctgtcatggtaacaacaatAGAAATAAAAGATCACCTGGTAGGTGAGTTCCTTGATACGCCTCTCATATTTACGAATTCCTTTGATTGCATCAGCACCCTTCTTCTGCTCACCCTCGACCTCATTCTCCAGCTCCCTCACCTGTCATAACATAAAAATAACATCTAGGCTATGTAACAGGGACCATTATTGCTGTTTTGCATATGGCTCCAATGCACAGTATGTACATCTACTGTAAAAAGCATACACTCACCCTGTTCTCCAGCTTCTGAACCTGCTTCTTGCCCCCCTTCATGGCAATTTGTTCAGCCTCATCCAGGCGGTGCTGCAGGTCCTTGATGGTCTGCTCCATGTTCTTCTTCATTCGCTCCAGGTGAGAACTGGTGTCCTGCTCCTTCTTCAACTCCTCTGCCATCATGGCAGCATCAGTAATGGCCTTCTTGGCCTTTTCTTCAGCATTTCTGCACTCCTGGACTGCCTCCTCCACCTCAGTCTGAAGCTGGTTTGTGTCGGCCTCCAGCTTCTTCTTTTGGTTCAGCAGGCTGGTGTTCTACAGATGGAATATGTTTCCACTGTTAAACAGTGAGACAGTCCAGAGGAAATGTACAATACATCAGTAGCATCCTATTAATAAGCACCCTAAATAATCATTTTCACACCTGTGAGTGCAGCAGCTGCACCCTCTCACTGATGTCCAGCAGCTCTTGCTCAGCTAGCTTGCggcctctctcagtctgttcaaGACAGCTTCTAAGCTCCTCCAGCTCTGCCTGCATCAGATTGTTGCGTCTCTCTACAATGGCAATGTTTTCCTTCAGATCATCATTGGAACGAAGAGAGTCATCTAACTGGAGTTGGGCATCCTAGAAGAGAAGACATTTGTATAATGAATTAGTCAATTGCTCATAAAATGtatatttacatttgagtcatttaaccAACACTCCTATCCAGATATAGACCAAAAAGAATTTACCTTTAGATGAGCATGAACACTCTTAAGCTGTTTCTGGGCCTCTGATGCCTGCCTGTTGGATTGGCTGAGCTGGATTTCCATCTCATTGaggtctccctccatcttctttttCAGCCTGAGGGCCTCAGTCCTGCTCCGGCACTCTGCCTCAAGAGAGCTCTGCAGGGTATCAATGGCCCTCTGCAGATTCCTCTTGGACTGCTCCATCTCCTCGTCCTTCTCAGTCAGCTTGCGCTCAATATCAGCCTTTACCTGATTAAACTCTAGCTGGGCTCTCAGAATCTTACCCTCCTCATGCTCCAGAGAAGCCTGTTAGATCGTAACGGTTCGGGTTTATTATAAAGGCATACAGTATAAGTATGTATAATATATTATGACTTGATTCTGGACAGAGGGAACCTACCTCAGCTTCCTCCAGAGCAGATTGGATCTCACTTTTCTCCTGTTCCAGCTGTTTCCTTATTTTCTCCAGCTCGTGGATGCTCTTTCCTCCTTCACCAAGTTGCTCAGTAAGGTCGGAAATCTCCTCTGTGATGTTAAGGCCATACAGTGGCATTTAGATTGCTGTGTTGACATTAATGAAATATATACATCCCTGTAATGATAGCCTGACAGCTTACCTTGGAGGTTCTTGTTCTCCCTCTTCATTGTCTCGAGCTGATCCAAAGATTCCTCATAGGAGTTCTTCAGCTTGAAGAGTTCAGTGCTCAGAGACCTGGCCTCTTTCTGGGAGCTCTCTAGCTCACACTGAGACTCCTCATACTTCTGCTTCCACTCAGACAGAACCTGTTGGAAGCGATCAAACAAAAATGTCATTTGAAAGAAAGGATCATGAACCTATAATTTAGCATATTTATCTATGGCTTAAAGAGTTTACTTTGTCAaagtttctttgtttcttgtccagagcagcagcagcagcattagACCGTTCCACATCCACCATGAGATCTTCAATCTCATTCTGCAGTCTGTGTTTGGTCTTCTCCAGGGAGGAACACTTGGCGTTCACTGCCTCCACAGCTTCTTCAGCATCCTGCAGACGCTGAGCCAGTTTCTTCCTGGATTAAAGAATAATAAACAGGAGATATTTAGTGCCTGCAGTGACATTTGTTTTGCTTCATAGGTAAATGAACATTTGATGATACTTTACCTCCCTACTAATAGCTGCGTGGTCAGCTATCAGACAAACTTTTTGTTCGTCTTACATTTTAGAAGAAACATAACACAAACAGAAAGCCTATCTGCTAGAAGAGAAACAGTGTATTTCCTTGAAGAACATTTTACTAAAAGAGGGAATAAATTACTGCCATGATTTCTTACTTGGCTTCCTCCAGCTCCTCAGTCCTCTGAATGGCATCAGTCTCGTACTTAGTTCTCCACTGAGCCACCTCAGAGTTAGCCTTGGACATGCCACGCTGCAGCTCAGCCTtggcctcctgctcctcctcataCTGCTCTCGGAGCAGGTCACCATCATGTCGAGCAGATTGCACTGCATGGGCTAGTGCATTCTTTGCCTGGAAGACAAATATTTTCACACATTTTGTATCATTAGCTAAGGATGACGTGATagattacagtatattatatagcTTTGGGTGAACATATTTATCTCTCACCTTTGTCTCCTCCTCCAGTTGTCTTTTGAGGTCCTCAATCTGCTGAGTGTAGGACAGCTTCCCTCTACTTAGCTGAGATACAAGGGAGTCCTTCTCCTCAAGCTGCCTGGAAAGCTCCCCTAGCGAAGTAAATTACGAAATTGTTAAGAACAATTTCACTGCCTTGATCCATGTGGAGGAAGGCATTGTTTTCTAATATTGACGATCATTTGTCATACGAGATAACAAACTTACCATTCTCTGTCTGCAGCCTAGCTTTACACATGCTGAAGTCATTGATACTGCGCATGCCCTCCTCATACTTTGCCCGATATTCACTCATCTGATCTTCCAAGGTCCTGCATGCCTTCTCTAAATTGGTCTGAAATAAAGTGCATGATATAAAGATAAATGTGAGTTTTTAAATAATCCATCATGCATCACATTTGATGAGAAACATAAAGACCAGATAATGAAATGGGGTCATACCTTGGACTTCACAATATGTTCCATGTTGGAGACAACATCATCAAGTTCAAGCCTGAGCTcgctcttctccttctccagttTCTGCTTCACTCTCTGCAGGTTGTCTATTTGTTCCCCAAGGTCAGCGACACTGTCAGCTTGTTTTTTCCTGAGTGTGGCAGCTGTAGCCTCGTGCTGCAGAGTTGCCTCTTCAAGGTCTCTGCGGAGCTTCAGGAACTCATTCTCCCTCTTCTTGTTCATCTCAATCTGGACAGATGTGGCtccaccagcctcctccagcctCTCACTGATGTCCTCCAGCTCTCTGGCCAAGTCTGCTCTTTGCTTCTCCACCTTGGCTCGGGCAGCTCTTTCTGCCTCAAGCTCTTCCTCCAGCTCCTCAATTCGAGCCTAGCGAGGGGAAAAAGATTGTACGATTCTTTTGAGGTGACTTAAGTCAAAATAATGTGTATTTTCATCGTTACACATTCATGGTTACACATTCAATTACACATGATTCATTACCTGAAGCTCCTTCAGTTTCTTCTGCAGCTGAATGTTAGCTGCTTGCTCATCTTCTATTTTACTGTTCAGCTGGCTGACCTCAAAGTCTTTCCTGTGGCCGAAAggcattttttttgttgcaaatcaACAAATATAGGCATGAATGATATAAactgggatttttttttaaaacttACTTCTTAAGACGCTCCTCTAGTTGCTGTTTATCATTCTCCAGGTCCATTAGACTTTCCTGGGTCAACTTCAAGTCTCCCTCGAGCTTCCTCTTGGCTCTTTCAAGATCCATACGGACCTTCTTCTCTTGCTCCAGAGAACCCTCAAGCTGGGGAACATCATCATAAAACTCACTACTGTTTTATCCATTCAACTTCTGATGGCTACATGAATGCTGTATTTCTATCCTTTATTGCTCGCAATACAACATCAAGTACTCACGTCATCAACTTGTTGCTCCAGCTTAGCCTTTGCCTTTGTTAGAGTGTTGACTTTGTCCTCCTCACTCTGCAGGTCATCCAGCGTTTGCTGATGAGCCTCCTGGAGAGCTTTCTTCTCCTTGGTTAGCTTGGCAATGATTTCATCTAGAGCTGCCATTTCCTCAGTCAGGTTCTTCACCTGTGAATAGGAAGTGAAGGTTGAGCAAACAACAACATAAACacagtttttatttgttttttaaatatggAGGTGATAGTGACCTTGTTCTCAGTGGCATGCTTCTCCTTCTCCACTTTAGCTAGAGTGAGCTCCAGGTCATCAATGTCCTTCTTTATCTCAGAGCACTCGTCTTCCAGTTTCCTCTTCTTAGCAGTCAGTTCTGCATTcatctcctcttcatcctccagtCTCTCAGTCAGCTCTTTGGATTTAGCTTCCAACTGAATCTTGTGTTTGATCAGTTGTTCACATCTTTCCTCAGCATCGCAAAGATTATCTTGCTCCTATTTTGAAAGGTTTCATTAGTTTAATGACAATTTTCAAGTATTATTGCAAGGATCACAATTCTGATGCATATTACTTCATTTACGGGATGATATATTTAACTCACCGCCTGAACTGAAAGCTGTAAGTCATTTTTCTCTTGGAGAAGAGAGACCATTTTCTCCTCTAGTTCCTTCCTGCGAGCCTCAGACTTTGCATAAGCCTCTTTTAGCTTCAAGAACTCATCCTTCATGTTGGCCATCTCCTTCTCAGACTCAGCAGATTTCAGCAGAGGCTTGATCTTAAAGAATAGTTTCATCCAGGGCCAATTCTTGACCCCCATGAAGGCACGTACATTCCATTGGATCACAAGTAATGCATCTCTGTGAACAATTACAAATATAGTTTAGCAGATATTGCATGGAACTACAATGTGAATTCGACATAGATATCAAAGTCATTTGTGACTGTTTATGCTTACCTTCGTTCAACAATCTTCTGGAATTCAGCTCTAGCCAGCAGACCGCGTG includes:
- the LOC139559510 gene encoding myosin-6, with translation MGDAHMAEFGPAAPYLRKSDRERLEAQTRPFDMKKECFVPDTEVEFVKASITSRDGDKVTADTANGKTVTVKDCDVHPQNPPKFDKIEDMAMFTFLHEPAVLFNLKERYAAWMIYTYSGLFCVTVNPYKWLPVYNQEVVSAYRGKKRSEAPPHIFSISDNAYQYMLTDRENQSILITGESGAGKTVNTKRVIQYYASIAAVGGKKDTASEKKGTLEDQIIQANPALEAFGNAKTIRNDNSSRFGKFIRIHFAASGKLASADIETYLLEKSRVTFQLKAERDYHIFYQILSQRKPELLEMMLITNNPYDYQFISQGETTVASIDDGDELCATDEAFDVLGFTQEEKNGIYKLTGAIMHYGNMKFKLKQREEQAEADGTEDADKVSYLMGLNSADLIKGLCHPRVKVGNEWVTKGQTVQQVNYSIGALSKSVYEKMFLWMVVRINQSLDTKQPRQYFIGVLDIAGFEIFDYNTFEQLCINFTNEKLQQFFNHHMFVLEQEEYKKEGIEWEFIDFGMDLQACIDLIEKPMGIMSILEEECMFPKASDATFKSKLYDNHLGKSNNFQKPRLMKGKPEAHFSLIHYAGTVDYNIFNWLVKNKDPLNETVVGLFQKSNLKLLTVLFQNYAGTDAADDSKASGKKKKGSSFQTVSALHRENLNKLMTNLRSTHPHFVRCIIPNETKTPGAMENPLVMHQLRCNGVLEGIRICRKGFPNRVLYGDFKQRYRILNPAAIPEGQFIDSKKGAEKLLGSLDIDHTQYRFGHTKVFFKAGLLGQLEEMRDDRLSLIITGIQSRARGLLARAEFQKIVERRDALLVIQWNVRAFMGVKNWPWMKLFFKIKPLLKSAESEKEMANMKDEFLKLKEAYAKSEARRKELEEKMVSLLQEKNDLQLSVQAEQDNLCDAEERCEQLIKHKIQLEAKSKELTERLEDEEEMNAELTAKKRKLEDECSEIKKDIDDLELTLAKVEKEKHATENKVKNLTEEMAALDEIIAKLTKEKKALQEAHQQTLDDLQSEEDKVNTLTKAKAKLEQQVDDLEGSLEQEKKVRMDLERAKRKLEGDLKLTQESLMDLENDKQQLEERLKKKDFEVSQLNSKIEDEQAANIQLQKKLKELQARIEELEEELEAERAARAKVEKQRADLARELEDISERLEEAGGATSVQIEMNKKRENEFLKLRRDLEEATLQHEATAATLRKKQADSVADLGEQIDNLQRVKQKLEKEKSELRLELDDVVSNMEHIVKSKTNLEKACRTLEDQMSEYRAKYEEGMRSINDFSMCKARLQTENGELSRQLEEKDSLVSQLSRGKLSYTQQIEDLKRQLEEETKAKNALAHAVQSARHDGDLLREQYEEEQEAKAELQRGMSKANSEVAQWRTKYETDAIQRTEELEEAKKKLAQRLQDAEEAVEAVNAKCSSLEKTKHRLQNEIEDLMVDVERSNAAAAALDKKQRNFDKVLSEWKQKYEESQCELESSQKEARSLSTELFKLKNSYEESLDQLETMKRENKNLQEEISDLTEQLGEGGKSIHELEKIRKQLEQEKSEIQSALEEAEASLEHEEGKILRAQLEFNQVKADIERKLTEKDEEMEQSKRNLQRAIDTLQSSLEAECRSRTEALRLKKKMEGDLNEMEIQLSQSNRQASEAQKQLKSVHAHLKDAQLQLDDSLRSNDDLKENIAIVERRNNLMQAELEELRSCLEQTERGRKLAEQELLDISERVQLLHSQNTSLLNQKKKLEADTNQLQTEVEEAVQECRNAEEKAKKAITDAAMMAEELKKEQDTSSHLERMKKNMEQTIKDLQHRLDEAEQIAMKGGKKQVQKLENRVRELENEVEGEQKKGADAIKGIRKYERRIKELTYQTDEDRKNMTRLQDLVDKLQLKVKAYKRSAEEAEEQANNHLGKFRKIQHELDEAEERADIAESQVNKLRAKSRDVGSKKGHDEE